A genomic segment from Kyrpidia tusciae DSM 2912 encodes:
- a CDS encoding aminotransferase class V-fold PLP-dependent enzyme: protein MTEELRMSLDQIRHEMPAAKRWIYMNTGTTGPLPERVMRAVEKQTAAEVDRGRIDPDLHQRVSELKETLRRAWAELTGATTASIALTQNTTEGIGLALAGLDWQAGDEVVTTNLEHSGVIMPLYLLASRKGVEIRFIDLGIGEKNMIAALEEAVTARTRMIVFSHVSYQTGAVLPMEHVASWARERGLWTLVDGAQGVGALPLNLKQTGVDFYAMPGQKWLCGPEGCGALYIAEDRLDQVRPTLVGWAGLKQMGPWPEVVLHQDARKFEVASFSAPLFAGMLESLRFGEEVGWPGIYRRTHRLAERFRSLLGEVPGVQVVTPDNHAGLVSFEVRGRKPEEVLEGLRSRGILMRTIPRTPWVRASLGFFNSEEDVDRAVEGVAERP from the coding sequence GTGACCGAAGAACTGCGAATGTCGCTGGACCAGATCCGCCACGAGATGCCGGCGGCAAAGCGGTGGATTTACATGAATACGGGGACCACCGGTCCCCTCCCGGAGCGGGTAATGCGCGCCGTGGAGAAACAGACGGCGGCGGAAGTGGATCGGGGTCGGATCGATCCAGATCTCCACCAGCGTGTCTCGGAGCTGAAAGAAACCCTTCGCCGGGCCTGGGCAGAATTGACAGGAGCAACGACCGCCTCCATTGCCTTGACCCAGAACACCACAGAGGGGATCGGGCTGGCCTTGGCGGGGCTCGATTGGCAGGCGGGTGACGAAGTGGTCACTACAAACCTCGAGCACTCCGGCGTCATCATGCCCCTTTATCTCCTCGCTTCTCGCAAAGGGGTCGAGATCCGGTTCATCGACCTCGGGATCGGCGAGAAGAACATGATTGCGGCGCTGGAAGAGGCGGTGACCGCGAGGACTCGAATGATCGTTTTTTCCCATGTCTCCTATCAAACCGGGGCCGTGTTGCCAATGGAGCACGTGGCTTCCTGGGCAAGGGAGCGGGGGTTGTGGACACTGGTGGATGGTGCCCAGGGCGTCGGTGCTCTCCCCTTGAATCTCAAACAAACGGGCGTGGATTTTTACGCCATGCCGGGACAAAAATGGCTGTGCGGCCCGGAGGGATGCGGCGCCCTGTATATTGCCGAAGACCGGTTGGACCAAGTCCGGCCGACTTTGGTGGGATGGGCCGGACTCAAACAGATGGGACCTTGGCCCGAGGTGGTCCTTCATCAAGACGCGCGAAAATTCGAAGTGGCATCGTTCTCGGCGCCACTCTTTGCTGGAATGCTGGAGAGTCTGCGATTCGGCGAAGAGGTGGGGTGGCCGGGGATCTACCGCCGAACCCATCGATTGGCCGAGAGGTTTCGATCATTGCTCGGCGAAGTTCCCGGCGTTCAGGTGGTCACACCGGACAACCATGCGGGACTGGTGAGTTTTGAGGTGCGGGGGCGGAAGCCTGAAGAAGTGCTGGAAGGACTGCGATCCCGAGGCATCCTGATGCGGACCATTCCCAGAACTCCGTGGGTGCGAGC